One window of the Saccopteryx leptura isolate mSacLep1 chromosome 9, mSacLep1_pri_phased_curated, whole genome shotgun sequence genome contains the following:
- the NQO1 gene encoding NAD(P)H dehydrogenase [quinone] 1 isoform X2 encodes MGKKALIVLAHSERTSFNYAMKEAAVEALKKKGWEVTVSDLYAMNFNPVISRKDITGKLKDPENFQYPAESVLAYKEGRLSPDIVAEQKKLEAADLVIFQFPLQWFGVPAILKGWFERVLVGEFAYTYAAMYDKGPFKNKKTVLSITTGGSDSMYSLKGIHGDMNILLWPIQSGTLHFCGFQVLEPQLTYSIGHTPADVRIQILEGWKKRLENIWDETPLYFAPSIFFDLNFQAGFLMKKEVQEEQKNKKCGLSVGHHLGKSIPTDNQIKARK; translated from the exons ATGG GCAAAAAAGCCCTGATCGTACTGGCTCACTCTGAGAGGACGTCCTTCAACTATGCCATGAAGGAGGCTGCTGTAGAGGCTTTGAAGAAGAAAGGATGGGAGGTCACTGTGTCGGACCTATATGCCATGAACTTCAATCCTGTCATCTCTAGAAAGGACATCACAG GTAAACTGAAGGACCCTGAGAACTTTCAGTATCCTGCTGAGTCTGTTCTAGCTTATAAAGAAGGCCGTCTGAGCCCAGATATTGTGGCTGAACAAAAGAAGCTGGAAGCTGCAGACCTTGTGATTTTTCAG TTCCCACTGCAGTGGTTTGGAGTCCCTGCCATCCTGAAAGGCTGGTTTGAACGCGTGCTTGTGGGAGAGTTTGCTTACACGTATGCTGCCATGTATGACAAGGGACCTTTCAAG AATAAGAAGACTGTGCTTTCTATCACCACGGGTGGCAGCGATTCCATGTACTCTCTAAAGGGTATCCACGGGGATATGAACATCCTTCTCTGGCCAATTCAG AGCGGCACTCTGCATTTCTGCGGCTTCCAGGTCTTAGAACCTCAACTGACATATAGCATTGGTCACACTCCCGCGGATGTCAGAATTCAGATCCTGGAAGGATGGAAGAAACGCTTGGAGAATATCTGGGATGAGACTCCACTGTATTTTGCTCCAAGTATTTTCTTTGACCTAAACTTCCAGGCAGGATTCTTAATGAAAAAGGAAGTCCaagaagagcagaaaaacaagaaatgtggcctttctgtgggccatcACTTGGGCAAGTCTATCCCGACTGATAACCAGATCAAAGCCAGAAAATAA
- the NQO1 gene encoding NAD(P)H dehydrogenase [quinone] 1 isoform X1 has translation MAGKKALIVLAHSERTSFNYAMKEAAVEALKKKGWEVTVSDLYAMNFNPVISRKDITGKLKDPENFQYPAESVLAYKEGRLSPDIVAEQKKLEAADLVIFQFPLQWFGVPAILKGWFERVLVGEFAYTYAAMYDKGPFKNKKTVLSITTGGSDSMYSLKGIHGDMNILLWPIQSGTLHFCGFQVLEPQLTYSIGHTPADVRIQILEGWKKRLENIWDETPLYFAPSIFFDLNFQAGFLMKKEVQEEQKNKKCGLSVGHHLGKSIPTDNQIKARK, from the exons ATGGCTG GCAAAAAAGCCCTGATCGTACTGGCTCACTCTGAGAGGACGTCCTTCAACTATGCCATGAAGGAGGCTGCTGTAGAGGCTTTGAAGAAGAAAGGATGGGAGGTCACTGTGTCGGACCTATATGCCATGAACTTCAATCCTGTCATCTCTAGAAAGGACATCACAG GTAAACTGAAGGACCCTGAGAACTTTCAGTATCCTGCTGAGTCTGTTCTAGCTTATAAAGAAGGCCGTCTGAGCCCAGATATTGTGGCTGAACAAAAGAAGCTGGAAGCTGCAGACCTTGTGATTTTTCAG TTCCCACTGCAGTGGTTTGGAGTCCCTGCCATCCTGAAAGGCTGGTTTGAACGCGTGCTTGTGGGAGAGTTTGCTTACACGTATGCTGCCATGTATGACAAGGGACCTTTCAAG AATAAGAAGACTGTGCTTTCTATCACCACGGGTGGCAGCGATTCCATGTACTCTCTAAAGGGTATCCACGGGGATATGAACATCCTTCTCTGGCCAATTCAG AGCGGCACTCTGCATTTCTGCGGCTTCCAGGTCTTAGAACCTCAACTGACATATAGCATTGGTCACACTCCCGCGGATGTCAGAATTCAGATCCTGGAAGGATGGAAGAAACGCTTGGAGAATATCTGGGATGAGACTCCACTGTATTTTGCTCCAAGTATTTTCTTTGACCTAAACTTCCAGGCAGGATTCTTAATGAAAAAGGAAGTCCaagaagagcagaaaaacaagaaatgtggcctttctgtgggccatcACTTGGGCAAGTCTATCCCGACTGATAACCAGATCAAAGCCAGAAAATAA